A section of the Citrus sinensis cultivar Valencia sweet orange chromosome 8, DVS_A1.0, whole genome shotgun sequence genome encodes:
- the LOC102627781 gene encoding branched-chain-amino-acid aminotransferase 6-like isoform X4: MLKASALFFGKCSFPSRIRGSIYPKPRLQYSRFATAAAEAYNIEPSTDGDSHVSEEYANVNWDGLGFGLTPTDYMYIMNCSKGQKFSQGTLTRFGKTEMNPSSGILNYGQGLIEGLKAYRTRNERILLFRPEENAMRMQMGAERMCMSSPTIEQFVNAVKQIVHSNRRWVPPPGKGTMYIRPLLIGNGPDLGVAPASEYTFVTYASPVGNYHKGALNLVVEEKFRRATPGGTGGVKAITNYAIIYKPISEAKAKGFTDVLFLDAVTGKYVEEASTSNIFVVKENVISTPPTNGTILPGITRKSIIEIARVLGYQVEERAILVEELFDAEEVFCTGTAVVVNPVNSITYQDKRTEYKRGVGTVGQKLYEILTGIQSGCIEDEMGWTVELD; the protein is encoded by the exons ATGTTAAAAGCAAGTGCTTTATTTTTCGGAAAATGCAGCTTTCCTTCAAGAATAAGAGGATCGATTTATCCTAAG CCAAGGCTTCAGTATTCCAGATTTGCAACAGCTGCTGCAGAAGCTTACAATATTGAACCAAGTACCGATGGTGATAG TCACGTTAGTGAAGAATATGCAAATGTCAATTGGGATGGGCTAGGATTTGGCCTAACGCCAACTGATTATATGTACATAATGAATTGTTCTAAAGGCCAAAAATTCTCGCAAGGAACTCTCACTCGATTTGGAAAGACAGAGATGAACCCTTCATCTGGAATTTTAAACTACGGACAG ggtttgATCGAAGGACTAAAGGCATACAGAACAAGAAATGAGCGTATTCTACTATTTCGGCCAGAAGAAAATGCCATGCGCATGCAAATGGGTGCAGAAAGAATGTGCATGTCTTCACCTACCATTGAGCAATTCGTCAATGCTGTCAAGCAAATTGTTCATTCCAACAGGCGTTGG GTACCTCCTCCAGGGAAAGGAACAATGTATATCAGGCCTTTGCTGATAGGAAATGGACCGGATCTTGGCGTTGCACCGGCGTCTGAATACACATTTGTAACTTATGCTTCTCCCGTGGGCAATTATCACAAG GGTGCCTTAAATTTGGTGGTGGAGGAAAAGTTTCGTCGAGCTACTCCTGGAGGTACGGGAGGAGTCAAAGCTATCACCAATTATGCAATC ATTTACAAACCTATTTCCGAAGCAAAGGCCAAGGGGTTCACCGATGTCTTATTCCTCGATGCAGTGACGGGAAAATACGTCGAGGAGGCTTCCACTAGCAATATTTTTGTTGTGAAG GAAAATGTCATTTCAACTCCACCAACTAATGGAACTATTCTACCTGGAATCACTCGAAAAAGTATTATTGAAATCGCTCGAGTTCTAGGTTATCAG GTTGAAGAACGAGCCATTTTGGTGGAGGAATTATTTGATGCTGAAGAAGTTTTTTGTACGGGAACCGCAGTGGTGGTTAATCCAGTTAATAGCATAACCTATCAAGATAAAAG GACTGAGTATAAAAGAGGAGTAGGGACTGTGGGTCAAAAGCTATATGAAATTCTAACAGGAATTCAATCCGGCTGTATTGAAGACGAGATGGGATGGACAGTGGAGCTTGATTAA
- the LOC102627781 gene encoding branched-chain-amino-acid aminotransferase 6-like isoform X3, with amino-acid sequence MLKASALFFGKCSFPSRIRGSIYPKPRLQYSRFATAAAEAYNIEPSTDGDSSHVSEEYANVNWDGLGFGLTPTDYMYIMNCSKGQKFSQGTLTRFGKTEMNPSSGILNYGQGLIEGLKAYRTRNERILLFRPEENAMRMQMGAERMCMSSPTIEQFVNAVKQIVHSNRRWVPPPGKGTMYIRPLLIGNGPDLGVAPASEYTFVTYASPVGNYHKGALNLVVEEKFRRATPGGTGGVKAITNYAIIYKPISEAKAKGFTDVLFLDAVTGKYVEEASTSNIFVVKENVISTPPTNGTILPGITRKSIIEIARVLGYQVEERAILVEELFDAEEVFCTGTAVVVNPVNSITYQDKRTEYKRGVGTVGQKLYEILTGIQSGCIEDEMGWTVELD; translated from the exons ATGTTAAAAGCAAGTGCTTTATTTTTCGGAAAATGCAGCTTTCCTTCAAGAATAAGAGGATCGATTTATCCTAAG CCAAGGCTTCAGTATTCCAGATTTGCAACAGCTGCTGCAGAAGCTTACAATATTGAACCAAGTACCGATGGTGATAG CAGTCACGTTAGTGAAGAATATGCAAATGTCAATTGGGATGGGCTAGGATTTGGCCTAACGCCAACTGATTATATGTACATAATGAATTGTTCTAAAGGCCAAAAATTCTCGCAAGGAACTCTCACTCGATTTGGAAAGACAGAGATGAACCCTTCATCTGGAATTTTAAACTACGGACAG ggtttgATCGAAGGACTAAAGGCATACAGAACAAGAAATGAGCGTATTCTACTATTTCGGCCAGAAGAAAATGCCATGCGCATGCAAATGGGTGCAGAAAGAATGTGCATGTCTTCACCTACCATTGAGCAATTCGTCAATGCTGTCAAGCAAATTGTTCATTCCAACAGGCGTTGG GTACCTCCTCCAGGGAAAGGAACAATGTATATCAGGCCTTTGCTGATAGGAAATGGACCGGATCTTGGCGTTGCACCGGCGTCTGAATACACATTTGTAACTTATGCTTCTCCCGTGGGCAATTATCACAAG GGTGCCTTAAATTTGGTGGTGGAGGAAAAGTTTCGTCGAGCTACTCCTGGAGGTACGGGAGGAGTCAAAGCTATCACCAATTATGCAATC ATTTACAAACCTATTTCCGAAGCAAAGGCCAAGGGGTTCACCGATGTCTTATTCCTCGATGCAGTGACGGGAAAATACGTCGAGGAGGCTTCCACTAGCAATATTTTTGTTGTGAAG GAAAATGTCATTTCAACTCCACCAACTAATGGAACTATTCTACCTGGAATCACTCGAAAAAGTATTATTGAAATCGCTCGAGTTCTAGGTTATCAG GTTGAAGAACGAGCCATTTTGGTGGAGGAATTATTTGATGCTGAAGAAGTTTTTTGTACGGGAACCGCAGTGGTGGTTAATCCAGTTAATAGCATAACCTATCAAGATAAAAG GACTGAGTATAAAAGAGGAGTAGGGACTGTGGGTCAAAAGCTATATGAAATTCTAACAGGAATTCAATCCGGCTGTATTGAAGACGAGATGGGATGGACAGTGGAGCTTGATTAA